A genomic window from Silene latifolia isolate original U9 population chromosome Y, ASM4854445v1, whole genome shotgun sequence includes:
- the LOC141630609 gene encoding ATP-dependent DNA helicase pfh1-like, which translates to MGEIVLPTASSGIAAANIPGGRTTHSQFKIPLECDISLACDVPKQSSLAALIRAASLIIWDEASMSKRQNIESLDHLLRDLCDSNLIFGGKVVVFGGDFRQTLPILPRKSQQEIVEASLFSSHLWPKLIKFSLTENLRAKDDPEFAQFLLALGNGELQTKEYESIELPAGIVRVLDCANTNPIGELAAVTFPELAQGTFDTNLFTNRAILTPLNDDVDAINDALIEQFPGQAVTYTSYDSMLDDTCSVYPAEFINKLNPGGMSPHKLVLKVNCPVILIRNLQPSFGLCNGTRLICKRFCQTPLNVLS; encoded by the coding sequence ATGGGAGAAATTGTGCTGCCAACAGCATCTTCAGGTATAGCCGCAGCTAACATACCAGGCGGGCGAACAACCCATTCACAGTTCAAAATACCTTTGGAATGTGACATATCTTTGGCATGTGACGTTCCTAAACAGAGTAGTCTAGCTGCGTTGATCCGAGCAGCAAGCTTGATCATCTGGGATGAGGCGTCAATGTCTAAGCGGCAAAATATTGAGTCTCTCGACCATCTACTTCGAGACTTATGTGACTCCAACCTAATTTTTGGGGGAAAAGTTGTTGTGTTCGGAGGGGATTTTCGGCAAACACTTCCAATTCTACCTCGGAAGTCACAACAGGAAATAGTGGAAGCCAGTCTGTTCAGCTCACACCTCTGGCCTAAGCTAATTAAGTTTAGCCTTACTGAAAATCTCCGCGCTAAAGATGATCCTGAATTTGCACAATTCCTACTAGCACTGGGTAACGGCGAGTTGCAGACAAAAGAATATGAGAGCATAGAACTACCAGCTGGGATTGTCAGAGTTCTGGACTGTGCAAATACGAATCCAATTGGGGAATTGGCAGCCGTTACATTTCCGGAATTAGCACAGGGTACATTTGACACCAACCTTTTTACAAATCGAGCTATTCTAACGCCTTTGAATGATGATGTAGATGCTATTAATGATGCTCTAATTGAACAATTCCCAGGCCAGGCAGTAACTTACACAAGTTACGATTCAATGTTAGATGATACATGTTCAGTTTACCCTGCGGAGTTCATCAACAAATTGAATCCTGGTGGAATGAGTCCTCACAAACTTGTTCTTAAAGTAAATTGCCCTGTTATTCTTATACGGAACCTCCAACCATCATTTGGCTTATGTAATGGCACACGCCTGATATGCAAGCGTTTTTGCCAAACACCATTGAATGTGTTATCATGA
- the LOC141630610 gene encoding uncharacterized protein LOC141630610, which produces MALVHRFRKPDLFVTMTCNANWPKIKNHLAPGEEAQNRPDLVARVFRAKLLALKKQIVDKQIFGEVAAYVYVVEFQKRGLPHVHFLIILKDGYRLKCPAYFDKFVCAEIPSMANPSLRSSVLKHMMHGPCGELNPECSCMKHPNTFGRCKFKFPKSYTLDTTVNGSGYPDYRRRNTGETVVIRRQTLDNRWVIPYNPYLLALFDCHLNVEVCSTMHAVKYLYKYIYKGHDRVSFSVAEGEEPKPVDEITQFQTGRWVSPCEAAWRIFGFDLFEMYPPVMPLQVHLPNKQTICLRPTDNLGDVIL; this is translated from the coding sequence ATGGCTCTTGTGCATAGGTTTAGGAAACCTGATCTGTTTGTCACCATGACGTGCAATGCGAACTGGCCTAAAATTAAGAATCACCTTGCCCCAGGTGAAGAGGCTCAAAATAGACCAGACTTAGTAGCAAGAGTATTCCGTGCTAAGCTTCTGGCGCTGAAGAAACAAATTGTGGACAAGCAAATCTTTGGAGAGGTGGCCGCGTACGTCTATGTGGTGGAATTTCAAAAAAGGGGTCTGCCCCATGTTCACTTTCTGATCATTTTAAAAGATGGTTATAGGCTGAAATGCCCGGCatattttgacaagtttgtctgTGCTGAGATACCATCTATGGCTAATCCCTCCCTTCGTTCGTCTGTACTAAAGCATATGATGCATGGTCCCTGTGGCGAACTTAACCCTGAATGTTCATGTATGAAACATCCAAACACTTTTGGGCGTTGCAAATTCAAGTTCCCAAAGTCCTACACGCTTGACACCACAGTTAATGGTTCTGGATATCCAGATTATAGGAGACGCAACACAGGTGAAACTGTGGTTATACGGAGACAAACTCTGGACAACAGATGGGTTATCCCTTATAACCCGTACTTATTAGCACTATTTGACTGTCATCTTAATGTTGAAGTCTGTTCAACAATGCATGCAGTAAAGTACTTATATAAGTATATATACAAAGGCCACGACAGAGTCTCTTTTAGTGTAGCGGAAGGAGAGGAACCAAAGCCAGTAGATGAAATTACGCAGTTTCAAACAGGCCGATGGGTATCGCCATGCGAAGCAGCGTGGCGAATATTTGGATTTGATCTATTTGAAATGTATCCCCCGGTAATGCCTCTGCAAGTGCACCTACCCAACAAACAGACAATATGTCTGAGGCCAACCGACAACTTGGGCGATGTGATTCTTTGA